The following nucleotide sequence is from Streptomyces sp. HUAS CB01.
CGCTGCGTGATGACCAGCCAGAAGGAACCGAAGTCGACCTGCCGCTCCTGGCTGAACGTGTAGAACTTCTTCCACCCCTCGGGCGCCAGGAGCATCACGGGCAGGTTCACCACCAGCCAGGCCCCCGCCGCACCGAGGAACGCCGTCCCGTACTCCCGGTACCTGCCGGCCCGCCAGCACAGCACCAGCAGGGGCCCCAGGAGGAGCACCGGGTACAGCTTGGCCGCCGTGGCGAGCCCGATCAGGAGGCCGAAGGCCAGCGCACGCCCGCGTGACCACATGAGCATCGCCGCCGCGGTGAGAGCGACCGCCAGCAGGTCCCAGTTGATGGTGGCGGTCAGGGCGAACGCCGGTGCCAGGGCCACCAGCAGGCCGTCCCACGGCCTGCGGCGCTGGGTCCGCGCGACGCACACGGCGATGATCGCGGCGCAGATCATCAGCATGCCCGCATTGACCATCCAGTAGATCTGCTCGCGGTGCTGGACGGATCCGCCTGACGGGGTGAGCCACGCGGCGACCTGCATGAACAGTCCCGTCAGCACGGGGTACTCGAGGTACTCCATGTCGCCGTCCAGCCGGTCGAAGTACGGCACCAGACCGTCGGCGAAGCCCCGCCCGAGGAACAGATGCGGGATGTCGGAGTAGCAGGCGTGCGTGTACTGCGAGCTGGTGCCCCGGAACCACGCCCAGTCGTAGCAGGGGATCTTCTGCACCATGCCGAGTGCGAACATCCCGATCGCCACCAGGGCGACGACCCTCACAGGCGTGAGCCGGCTGCCGCCGACCCGTGCCCAGCGGCCGAGGGGGCCCCCGATGAGCTCACTGCCGGCAGCCGCGATCTCGTCCCTCTGCGTGGGACTGACCTGCGGCTCGTCGTGCTGCGGCATCGTCTTCTCCGGGCTCGGCATGGAGCACATCCTGCCGTACCGGGCCGCGCCCGCGTGCGGCCTGTGGACAACGACCTGTGGACAACGGCGAGGGCCGTGGCCCGGAGTCGTCCTCCGGGTGCCACGGCCCTCTCGGCGCGTTCAGGGGCGGATCGTCAGCCTTCCGGTCCTCCCAGCCAGCCGCCGCCGCTCCCGTTTCCTTGTGAGCCGTTGCCGTTGCCGCCTGTCGGCGGTGAGGGGCTGGTGGTCACACCGCCATCCGTGGCACCACCGTCCGTGGTGCCCGTGTCGGTCCCCCCGTTGCTCGGATCACCGTCCTGACCGGCTGTCGGGTCACACGTCCAGTCGAACCGGTCGCAGGACTCCGAGGGCTTCGGAGTCTCGGACGGGGTCTCCGAGGGCGTCTCGGACGGAGTCTCGGACGGAGTCTCCGAAGGGGTCTCGGTCGGCGTCGGCTCGGGGCTGGTGAGACCGCCGCCGTAGACGGCGTCGCCGTCGAGGGCCTCGGGCTCGGGGAAACGCTCGACTTCGGCGCCCTTGAGCGCGTCCTCCATGTAGTCGTGCCAGATCTCGGACGGGAACGACGAACCGTGGATCTTCTGCTGACCGCCCGTTCCGAACATCTCCAGGAACTTGCGGTTCTTGTTCTCCGCGTTGTCGTCCATCCTGTACATGTCGATGGCGGTCGCCAGCTGGGGCGTGTAGCCGACGAACCACGCCGACTTGTTGCCGTCGGTGGTACCGGTCTTGCCGGCGACGTCACGGCCCGGGAGGCGGGCGTTGCGGCCCGTGCCCTCGGGGTCCTCGACGACGTCCCTCAGCACGTCGGTGACATTGCTGGCGACGGCCGAGGAGAACTTCCGCTCCGACTTGTCCTCGTGCTTGAAGATCACCTTGCCGCGGTGCTCCACCTGCTTCACCGAGTACGGCTCGCGCTGCTCGCCGTTGGCGGCGAAGGTGGCGTAAGCGCCGGCCATGCGGATCGCGCTGGGGTCGGAGATGCCGATGGAGAAGGACGGGACGTCGGACTCGACGAGCGAGTCCTCTCGCAGACCGGCGTCCATCGCCGCCTCGCGCACCTTGTCGATGCCGACGTCCATGCCCAGCTGTACGAAGGGCGAGTTCGCGGAGTGGATCATCGCTTCGCGGAGGCTGATGTCCTTGTAGGACTCGTCACCGTCGTTGCGCTGCAGCCACTCCTCGCCCTTCTCGTTCCGCCAGACGGTGCCGTCGTACTTCTTGATCTTGAGCTTGTTGACGCCGTTGTACCGGCTCTTGTCCGGGTCGAGGATCCGGCGCTCCTCCGGGCCCTGGACGGGTCCGGAGTTCGGGTCGCGCACGCCGTCCCGCATCGCGGCGGCGAGCACGAACGGCTTGAAGGTCGAGCCGACCTGCGCACCGGTCTTGTCCGCGTTGTTGGTGAAGTGCTTCGTCGCGTCCTCACCGCCGTAGATGGCGACGATCGCCCCGGTCTTGGGGTTCACGGAGGCACCGCCGAACTGGACGTGGGTGTCCGTCTCCGGGCGCTTCTTCGCGTCGATGTTCTTCTTGCGGACGTTCTCGACGGCCTTGGTCAGCTTCTCGACCTTCTTCTTGTCGAAGGTCGTGTGGATCTCGTAGCCGCCCTTGGCGAGGTCCTCGGCGGTGATGCCCTGGTCGTTGTTGTTGATGAAGTAGGCCTTGGCGAGGTCGACCAGATAGCCGGTCTGACCGCCGAGCTGCGCGTTCTTCTTCGGCTTGTCGGGCTTCGGGAACTCCTTGACGGCCTCCGCGTGCTCCGCGGCGGTCAGGTAACCGTCCTTGCGCATCTCGCCGAGGATCCACGTCCAGCGCTTGGTGGCACGCTCGGTGTTGGCCTTCGGCGTGGCCTTGGCGTCGATCTCCGTGGCCCCGGCCGGGTCGTAGTACGTCGCGCCCTTGAGGAGCGAGGCCAGGAAGGCGCACTGGCTCGCGGTGAGTTCCTTGGCGTTCACGCCGTAGTAGGTGCGGGCGGCGGCCTGGATCCCGTAGGCGCCCCGACCGTAGTACGACGTGTTGAGGTAGCCCTCCATGATCTTGGGCTTGTCGACCTCGGTGCCGACCTTCATGGAGATGAAGAGTTCCTTGACCTTGCGGCTCAAGGTCTGGGACTGGTCGCCGAGCATGGCGTTCTTCACGTACTGCTGCGTGATGGTGGAGCCGCCCTGGGTCTGGCCGCCCTTCGCCATGTTGACCACGGCACGGGCGATACCCATCGGGTCGATGCCCTTGTCGGTCTCGAACGTCTTGTTCTCGGCCGAGATCACCGCGTTCTGCATGTGGGAGGGGATGTTGTCGATCGAGATGATCTGGCGGTTGACCTCACCACCGGTCGCGGCCAGCTGCGACCCGTCGGCGTAGTAATAGACGTTGTTCTGCGCACCGGCGGCCTTGTCCTGCTCCGGGATCCCCACCACCGCGTACGCGATGGTGCCGGCGGTCATCAGGCTGCCGAGGAACGCGAGACAGAGCCCGGCCACGAGCTTCCACGACGGCACCCAGCGGCGCCAGCCGTACTTGTCGTGACGCGGATAGTCGATCAGCCGCTTCTTTCCGGGCCCACCTCCCCGGCCGCGCCCAGGTCCTCCCGGACCGCCGCCGCCGCGGCGGCCGCCTCCGTGGCCGCCGATCCCGGCGCCGCCGGCCTCCGAGGCCCTTCTGCGGCCACCCCCGCCACGCTGGGCGGCCCGCCGGGCGGCAGCCCGGCCTCCGTACGGTTGCTCGTCTCCGTGCGACGCGGAGGGAGAGCTGGTGCTTGCGCCTCGGGCTGCGCGGCGGCCAGTCGGAGACTGTTGGGCGGCGCGCCGGGCCGCGGCACGTCCGCCGCCCTCGGGCTGCGGCGGTTTGCGACGGTGCTCGCTCATCGAACGACTACTCCTCGAGCAGGCGCGAACGCCTGGAAGCGGCAGTTGAGATCCGGTCCCCCCGACATCAATACGGACCAGCCCGGCGGAGGGCTCATCCGCAATGCATCCAGGACGAGGACGCCTCCTGGTGTCACACGGTTCCCGGTGGTCTGCATGGCGCACAGACTACGCACGAGCAAAAGCCCCCCAGGTCGACAATTCACTCCAAATCAGACAAGTTGCTTGCGGTGAATTGGGGATGTGACGCCGGTCACAAGGGTCACCCTTGTCGCAGCAGCAGCGTCGCTCTATCGTCTGGATGTATCGAGTCGATACATCAGCACGGCATAGACATCCGCGAAGGCAGAGGAGGCGATCGATGAGCCGACGTTCCGGCATCCTCGAATTCGCCGTTCTCGGCCTGCTCCGCGAGGCCCCCATGCACGGGTACGAGCTGCGCAAGCGGCTCAACACGTCGCTGGGGATCTTCCGGGCCTTCAGTTACGGGACCCTCTACCCCTGCCTCAAGACGCTGGTCGCCAACGGCTGGTTGATCGAGGAGCCGGGCAGCGCTCCCGAGGACGCCCTCGCCGCCTCGCTCGCGGGGCGCCGAGCCAAGATCGTCTACCGGTTGACGGCGGAAGGTAAGGAGCACTTCGAGGAGCTCCTGTCCCACACCGGCCCCGATACCTGGGAGGACGAGCACTTCGCAGCCCGGTTCGCCTTCTTCGGCCAGACGGAGCGCGACGTGCGGATGCGGGTGCTGGAAGGCCGGCGCAGTCGGCTGGAGGAGCGTCTGGAGAAGATGCGCGCCTCCCTCGCCCGCACACGCGAGCGCCTCGACGACTACACGCTGGAGCTTCAACGGCACGGCATGGAATCCGTCGAGCGCGAGGTGCGCTGGCTGAACGAACTCATCGAGAGCGAGCGGGCGGGGCGGGACCAGCGACGGTCCACGGCCTCCGGGGAAGCCGCTCGGCAGGACCACACATCTGGAGAGTCGGGCGGCCTGCCCCGGCGCGGGGACGAAGCGTCCCCCGGTGGTGCCGCCTCGCGGCACACCACCCCGCCGGATCCGTCCGAAGACACCACCAACTGAGATCCCGCGTCGAAGCAGGGTCTCGCACGAGAACACACAGGGAGCAGCCGGAATGGGTTCGGTTCGCGTAGCCATCGTCGGCGTGGGCAACTGCGCCGCCTCGCTGGTGCAGGGCGTCGAGTACTACAAGGACGCAGACGCGGGCACCAAGGTGCCGGGTCTGATGCACGTCCAGTTCGGCGACTACCACGTCCGTGACGTCGAGTTCGTCGCCGCCTTCGATGTCGACGCGAAGAAGGTCGGCCTCGACCTCGCGGACGCCATCGGTGCCAGTGAGAACAACACCATCAAGATCTGCGACGTCCCGTCCACCGGCGTGACCGTCCAGCGCGGTCACACTCTCGACGGTCTCGGCAAGTACTACCGCGAGACCATCGAGGAGTCCGCCGAGGCCCCGGTCGACATCGTCCAGGTCCTCAAGGACAAGCAGGTCGACGTCCTCGTCTGCTACCTGCCCGTGGGCTCCGAGGACGCCGCCAAGTTCTACGCCCAGTGCGCCATCGACGCCAAGGTCGGCTTCGTCAACGCCCTCCCGGTGTTCATCGCGGGCACCAAGGAGTGGGCGGACAAGTTCACCGCCGCCGGCGTGCCGATCGTCGGTGACGACATCAAGTCGCAGGTGGGCGCCACCATCACGCACCGTGTGATGGCGAAGCTCTTCGAGGACCGGGGCGTCATCCTGGACCGCACGATGCAGCTGAACGTCGGCGGCAACATGGACTTCAAGAACATGCTCGAGCGCGAGCGCCTGGAGTCCAAGAAGATCTCCAAGACGCAGGCCGTCACCTCGCAGATCCCCGACCGTGAGCTCGGGGAGAAGAACGTCCACATCGGCCCGTCCGACTACGTGGCCTGGCTGGACGACCGCAAGTGGGCCTACGTCCGCCTGGAGGGTCGCGCCTTCGGTGACGTCCCGCTGAACCTGGAGTACAAGCTCGAGGTCTGGGACTCCCCGAACTCGGCCGGTGTCATCATCGACGCGCTGCGTGCCGCGAAGATCGCCAAGGACCGCGGCATCGGCGGCCCGATCCTCTCGGCGTCCTCCTACTTCATGAAGTCCCCGCCGGTCCAGTACTTCGACGACGAGGCCCGCGAGAACGTCGAGAAGTTCATCAAGGGCGAGGTCGAGCGCTAACTCGACACAGGGCCGCGCACTCCGCGTCCTTCTGCTCCGTCGAGAGTCCCCGTGGCATCTGCCCGGGGACTCTCTGCGTATGTGACGCTTGCCCACATGCCTGTCGTACGTGATCTGCGCGTACTCCTGCGCCTGACGAACTTCCGCCGTCTCCTTGCCGTACGGCTGCTGTCGCAGTCGGCCGACGGGGTGTTCCAGGTCGCACTCGCCACGTACGTCGTCTTCTCGCCGGAGAAGGAGACCTCTCCGGGAGCGATCGCTGCTGCGATGGCGGTGCTGCTCCTGCCCTACTCCCTCGTCGGTCCGTTCGCCGGTGTCCTTCTGGACCGATGGCCTCGCCGGCAGGTATTCCTCCACGGGAATCTCCTACGGGCCGTCCTCGCCTGCTGCACGGCCATGCTGATGCTGGCACCGGTACCCGAATGGCTCTTCTACGCCTCCGCGCTCTGCGTCACGGCGGTCAACCGCTTCGTGCTGGCCGGTCTCTCCGCGGCCCTTCCGCGGGTCGTCGACGAGGAGCGCCTCGTCATGGCCAACTCCCTCTCACCGACGGCGGGCACGCTCGCGGCCACCGTCGGCGGCGGCCTGGCGTTCGCCGTACGCATCGCCGCCTCCGACTCGGACGTGGTCGTCGTACTCCTCGGCGCAACGCTCTATCTCTGTGCGGCGATGGCGTCGCTTCGCATGGGGCGGGAACTACTCGGCCCCGACCCGGAGTTGGTCCAGCCGCGTCTGTTCGCGGCCCTGGCCTCGACCGCCCGTGGCCTCGTCAGCGGGCTGCGCCATCTGGGGGAGCGCCGCACCGCCGCCCACGCTCTCGCCGCGATGACCCTGCTGCGTTTCTGCTACGGCGCCTTGACCGTGATGGTCCTCATACTGTGCCGGTACACCTGGTCCGAGACGGAGTCGGAGGGCCTGAAGCTTCTCGGCCTGGCCGTGGCCCTCTCCGGAGCCGGATTCTTCGCCGCCGCCGTCATCACACCGTGGGCGGTCGGCCGGCTCGGCCAGTACGGGTGGATGGCGGCCCTCTCAGGCGCGGGCGCGCTTCTGGAACCGGCCCTGGGCCTGACGTTCGCGCCTGCACCGATCCTCACCGCCGCATTCGCCCTCGGGACGGTCACCCAAGGGGCCAAGATCGCGACAGACACGGTAGTGCAGACCTCCGTCGACGACGAGTACCGAGGCCGGATCTTCTCCCTCTACGACATGCTCTTCAACGTCGCCTTCGTCGGCGCCGCCGGGGTGACGGCCCTGATGCTGCCTCCGGACGGCCGCTCCGCCCCCCTGGTCGTCCTGCTGGCCGCGCTCTACGGGCTGACTGCCGCGATGCTTCTGCACTGGCGCCGCGGCGGGGCCGGCCCCTGAAAGGGGATGGGCGATGTTTCACGTGAAACATCGCCCATCGATCCCCGTCACGCGGTCATGTTTCACGTGAAACATGACCCTCGTTCCACGGTCAGCCCTGCGTCGCCCACCACTCCTTGAGTGCCGTCACCGCGTCAGCATGTTCCATCGGCCCGTTCTCGAGTCGCAGCTCGAGCAGGAACGCATACGCCTTGCCGATGACGGGTCCAGGGCCGACCCCCAGGATCTCCATGATCTGGTTGCCGTCCAGGTCCGGCCGGATCGCGTCCAGCTCCTCCTGCTCCTGGAGCTGAGCAATCCGCTCCTCAAGCCCGTCGTACGTGCGGGAGAGAGCGGCCGCCTTCCTCTTGTTGCGTGTGGTGCAGTCCGAGCGGGTCAGCTTGTGCAAGCGCTGGAGCAACGGGCCGGCATCCCGCACATAGCGACGCACGGCCGAGTCGGTCCACTCTCCGGTGCCGTAGCCATGGAAGCGCAGATGCAGCTCCACGAGACGAGCGATGTCCTTGACCATGTCATTGGAGTACTTGAGCGCCGTAAGGCGCTTCTTCGTCATCTTGGCCCCCACCACCTCGTGGTGGTGGAAGGAGACACGGCCGTCCGACTCGAAGCGCCGGGTCCTGGGCTTGCCGATGTCATGGAGAAGCGCGGCGAGCCTCAGGACGAGGTCCGGCCCGTTCTCCTCCAGAGCGATCGCCTGCTCCAGCACGATCAGCGAGTGGTCGTAGACATCCTTGTGGCGGTGGTGCTCGTCACTCTCCAACCGCAGCGCCGGCAGTTCCGGGAGGAAGCGGTCGGCCAGCCCCGTGTCCACGAGGAGCGCGAGGCCCTTGCGCGGGTTCGGAGCGAGGATCAGCTTGTTGAACTCATCACGGACCCGCTCGGCCGAGACGATGTCGATACGGTCGGCCATCTCCTTCATCGCCGTGACGACCTCCGGGGCGACCTCGAAGTCGAGCTGAGCGGCGAAGCGTGCCGCACGCAACATGCGCAGCGGATCGTCGGAGAACGACTCCTCCGGGGTCCCAGGGGTCCGCAGCACACGGGACGCAAGGTCCTGCAACCCTCCGTGAGGGTCGATGAACTCCTTCTCGGGAAGTGCGACGGCCATCGCGTTCACCGTGAAGTCGCGACGGATCAGGTCTTCCTCGATGGAGTCGCCGTAGGAGACCTCCGGCTTCCGCGAGGTCCGGTCGTAGGCCTCGGAACGGTAGGTCGTGACCTCGATCTGGAAGCGCTGCAGCCCGTCCCCGACCCGGCCGTCCTTCTGGCAGCCGACCGTGCCGAAGGCGATCCCCACTTCCCACACGGCATCCGCCCAGGGGCGGACGATCTTCAGGACGTCCTCGGGGCGGGCATCGGTGGTGAAGTCGAGATCATTGCCGAGCCGGCCGAGCAAGGCGTCCCGTACGGAGCCACCGACCAGTGCCAGACGGAATCCGGCATCCTGGAATCGACGGGCGAGATCATCGGCGACCGGGGACACGCGCAGCAGCTCGCTCACGGCGCGGCGCTGCACCTGGCTCAGTTCGGTGAGATTGTCATCGTTGGCGTTCGGCACAACAGAAAAGGGTACGTGCACCTACGGCCCGTGGCTTCCCTGTTTCCGCCTGCCGGCACCGCCCTTCCGATCATGTGGAGCAGTCCCGAGCACTTCGTCACAGCGCGCCTCGTTACCATGCGGGGACGCACCTAGCGACACCCACCAACGGCAAGAGACGACGAGGGACGGACGAACGCGTGGCCGAGGCGGCAAAATCCCAGGGGATGGCTATCTCTCCTGCCCGCCGGTGGTTGCGACGCGCAGCTGCCCTCCTTGCGGGAACCCCGTTGCTCGCCGGTCTGCTGTACCTGCCGGCGACGCCGGTCGCCCATGCCGCGGAGAAGGCGAGCGACGCCGACACCGTCGATGTGGCGCTGAACAGCCTCTCTCCCAGCGTCCCTGTGAAGGACGACACTCTCACCATCTCGGGCACCGTCACCAACAAGGGCAAGAAGGCCATCACGGACGCAGAGGTCGACCTGCGCGTCGGACCCCGTCTGTCGGGCCGTCCGGACATCGACGAGGCCGCGAAGGCCACCGGCTACACCCCCGGCACAGACGCCGGGGCGCTCGGCGGCCCCTACAGCGTCAAGATCGACCGCCTGGCCACCGGGATCAGCGAGGACTTCACGCTGACCGTCCCGGTCAGCAAGCTGAAGCTGGACGACGCAGGGGTCTATCAGCTCGGTGTGTCCCTCTCCGGGCAGACGGCCGGCAGCTCCTACGACAGGGTGCTCGGCATCGAGCGCACCTTTCTCCCCTGGCAGCCGGAGGCCGTGAGCAAGAGGACCCAGCTCACCTTCCTCTGGCCGCTGATCTCCACCACCCACCTGTCGGCGGAGACCGGCTCGGACGAGCAGCAGACCCCGGTCTTCGAGAACGAGGCACTCGCCTCGGAGCTCGCACCCGGCGGCCGGCTGGACCAGCTCGTCTCGCTCGGCAGCCAGCTCCCGATCACCTGGGTCATCGATCCCGATCTGCTCGCGACGGTCGACGCCATGACCCGGAACTACGAGGTCAGAACCGCCACGGGAGACACGGTGCCGGGCCGGAACCAGGCCGTGGCCAAGCAGTGGCTGAGCACCCTCGAGAAGGCGGTCCAGGACCGCCAGGTCGTCGCTCTTCCCTTCGCGGACCCGGACCTGGCGTCTCTCGCGCACCGCGGCAAGGACGTCTCCGGGTCGCTCAGCCATCTGCAGCCGGCGACGGCGGTGGCCGAGACGACGGTGGAGACCATCCTTCACGTGAAGCCTTCGACCGACTTCGCCTGGCCCGTGGAAGGCGCCATCGACCCGTCGATCGTCGACGTCGCCACCTCGGCGGGCGCCCACAACATCATCGCCCGCAGCGACAGCCTCAGGGAGACCGGATCGGTCTCGTACACGCCATCCGCGGCCCGCCCCATCGGCGGCGGCACGACGGCCGTGGTCGCGGACGCACGGCTCTCCAAGGCCTTCTACGGCGATCTGAGCACGGCCGGTACCTCCACGCTCGCGATCCAGCAGTTCCTGTCCCAGTCGCTGGCGCTCACCCAGCAGGCGCCTGACGCCCAGCGGAGCATCGTGGTCGCACCCCAGCGGATGCCGACGGCAAGCCAGGCACAGACGATGGCCAAGGCACTGCAGGGGCTGGCGGGCCAGCGCTGGACCCAGCCACTGGACCTGATCGGGGCCGCGGAGGCCAAGCCCGACCCGGACGCCACGACCCGGGTGCCGGCTGTCTCCCAGTACCCCAAGAACCTCAGGGTCCGCGAGCTTCCCGTTCAGACCTTCCAGGACATCAAGGGCACGCAGGAGACCCTGGACAGCTTCAAGGTCATCCTCACGTCCCCCGACCGGGTCGTGACGCCGTTCGGCAACGCGATCAACCGCGAGATGTCGACGTCCTGGCGCGGCAAGGCAGGTGTGGCGGCCCAGTACCGCAATGGCGTGCAGACCTATCTGGAGGACCTCACCACCGAGGTGCGGCTGATCCAGAAGTCTGCCCTGACCCTGTCGGGACGCAGCGCCACCATTCCCGTGACGGTGCAGAACAAGCTGGTCCAGGGGGTCGACCACCTCGTCCTCCGGCTGAAGTCCTCCAATCCGACCCGGCTCAAGCTCGACGACGGCAGCGTCGTCGCCGAGCAGCCCATCAAGATCAACGGTGGCCACAGCCAGTCGGTGAAGTTCGCCGCGGCCGCCAATGCCAACGGTCCGGTTCAGGTCACGGCTCAGCTGTACACCGAGGACGGCAAGCTGTACGGCGGGCCGATGACCTTCACGGTCAAGGCTTCCGAGATCACTCCGACCGTGATGCTTGTCATTGCCGGCGGAGTGCTGCTGCTTGTCCTCGCAGGCGTCAGGATGTACACCCAGCGCAAGCGGGCGGCGGCCCGGGAGGCTGCCACCGCGGGCGAAGCGGCTGATGGGACCCGCGAGAGTGCGGTCGCCGACACCCCGGAGCAGCCGAGTGACCCGACACCGGACACCGCACCGGAAAGCACCGACCCGTCGGGTGCGGGTGAGAAGGTGGACCGTTGAGCGATGTCGTGGCCGGCGGGCCGGACGATGAGGTGGGGTAACCATGAACGCGCCGTACGACGGTGACCGCGGGCAGGGCGCGGACGGCACCGCGCCCTCCTCGGGCACTCCGTACCCCTCGCACGGCCCTCAGCAGGCGGAGCGGCCGTCGACGGGCCAGGTGCCGCCGCAGGCCGGCGAGGCAGCCGACGACCCGTACATCCAGGATGCCTACGACCACGATCCGTACCGGTCCCGGGACCTCACGGCCCAGGACCCCGTGTCGGAGGCCCTCTACGACCGCGCCGCGCATCCCCCGCCGCCGCCGGGCAGCTTTCAGCAGCCCCAGTCGCTGTACCAGCAGCCTCCCGCCCAGCAGCATGCTCCGGATCCCCGGATCTGGGCCCAGACGCCACCGCCCGAGCCGGACGGACCGTCGCGTCATCTGCCCTACGGGGACGATGCCCGGACCGTGCAGTTCACCGGCGTCGACGACCTGGTGACCAGGGCGGGCGAGGACACGTCGGAGCCTGACGCGTTCGCCCACCTCTACCGGGACCAGCAGGCCACCGGCCGTCCGGCAGTACCGGCCGAGCCGGAGCCGGAGCCGGCGCCTGCTCCCGCCCCCAAGAAGGGCGGCGGGGGTCGCGCCTCGAGCCTGCTGAAGTCCAGCGCCGTCATGGCCGCCGGAACCCTGGTGTCCCGTCTCACCGGATTCGTCCGCAGCCTGGTGATCACCGCCGCGCTCGGTGCCGCACTGCTCGGTGACGCCTACACGATCGCCCTGACCCTGCCGACGATGATCTACATCCTCACGGTGGGTGGCGGACTGAACTCGGTGTTCGTGCCGCAGCTGGTCCGCGCCATGAAGAACGACGAGGACGGCGGCGAGGCGTACGCCAACCGGCTGCTGACCCTCGTCATGGTCGCGCTCGGCGTGATCGTCCTCGTCGCCGTGTTCGCGGCCCCACTGCTGATCAAGGCCCTGTCACCGACGATCGCGGCTGAACCCCCTGCGAACAGCGTCGCCGTGACGTTCGCCCGCTTCTGTCTGCCCACGATCTTCTTCATGGGCGTGCAC
It contains:
- a CDS encoding CCA tRNA nucleotidyltransferase, with protein sequence MPNANDDNLTELSQVQRRAVSELLRVSPVADDLARRFQDAGFRLALVGGSVRDALLGRLGNDLDFTTDARPEDVLKIVRPWADAVWEVGIAFGTVGCQKDGRVGDGLQRFQIEVTTYRSEAYDRTSRKPEVSYGDSIEEDLIRRDFTVNAMAVALPEKEFIDPHGGLQDLASRVLRTPGTPEESFSDDPLRMLRAARFAAQLDFEVAPEVVTAMKEMADRIDIVSAERVRDEFNKLILAPNPRKGLALLVDTGLADRFLPELPALRLESDEHHRHKDVYDHSLIVLEQAIALEENGPDLVLRLAALLHDIGKPRTRRFESDGRVSFHHHEVVGAKMTKKRLTALKYSNDMVKDIARLVELHLRFHGYGTGEWTDSAVRRYVRDAGPLLQRLHKLTRSDCTTRNKRKAAALSRTYDGLEERIAQLQEQEELDAIRPDLDGNQIMEILGVGPGPVIGKAYAFLLELRLENGPMEHADAVTALKEWWATQG
- a CDS encoding inositol-3-phosphate synthase — its product is MGSVRVAIVGVGNCAASLVQGVEYYKDADAGTKVPGLMHVQFGDYHVRDVEFVAAFDVDAKKVGLDLADAIGASENNTIKICDVPSTGVTVQRGHTLDGLGKYYRETIEESAEAPVDIVQVLKDKQVDVLVCYLPVGSEDAAKFYAQCAIDAKVGFVNALPVFIAGTKEWADKFTAAGVPIVGDDIKSQVGATITHRVMAKLFEDRGVILDRTMQLNVGGNMDFKNMLERERLESKKISKTQAVTSQIPDRELGEKNVHIGPSDYVAWLDDRKWAYVRLEGRAFGDVPLNLEYKLEVWDSPNSAGVIIDALRAAKIAKDRGIGGPILSASSYFMKSPPVQYFDDEARENVEKFIKGEVER
- a CDS encoding transglycosylase domain-containing protein, whose protein sequence is MSEHRRKPPQPEGGGRAAARRAAQQSPTGRRAARGASTSSPSASHGDEQPYGGRAAARRAAQRGGGGRRRASEAGGAGIGGHGGGRRGGGGPGGPGRGRGGGPGKKRLIDYPRHDKYGWRRWVPSWKLVAGLCLAFLGSLMTAGTIAYAVVGIPEQDKAAGAQNNVYYYADGSQLAATGGEVNRQIISIDNIPSHMQNAVISAENKTFETDKGIDPMGIARAVVNMAKGGQTQGGSTITQQYVKNAMLGDQSQTLSRKVKELFISMKVGTEVDKPKIMEGYLNTSYYGRGAYGIQAAARTYYGVNAKELTASQCAFLASLLKGATYYDPAGATEIDAKATPKANTERATKRWTWILGEMRKDGYLTAAEHAEAVKEFPKPDKPKKNAQLGGQTGYLVDLAKAYFINNNDQGITAEDLAKGGYEIHTTFDKKKVEKLTKAVENVRKKNIDAKKRPETDTHVQFGGASVNPKTGAIVAIYGGEDATKHFTNNADKTGAQVGSTFKPFVLAAAMRDGVRDPNSGPVQGPEERRILDPDKSRYNGVNKLKIKKYDGTVWRNEKGEEWLQRNDGDESYKDISLREAMIHSANSPFVQLGMDVGIDKVREAAMDAGLREDSLVESDVPSFSIGISDPSAIRMAGAYATFAANGEQREPYSVKQVEHRGKVIFKHEDKSERKFSSAVASNVTDVLRDVVEDPEGTGRNARLPGRDVAGKTGTTDGNKSAWFVGYTPQLATAIDMYRMDDNAENKNRKFLEMFGTGGQQKIHGSSFPSEIWHDYMEDALKGAEVERFPEPEALDGDAVYGGGLTSPEPTPTETPSETPSETPSETPSETPSETPKPSESCDRFDWTCDPTAGQDGDPSNGGTDTGTTDGGATDGGVTTSPSPPTGGNGNGSQGNGSGGGWLGGPEG
- a CDS encoding glycosyltransferase family 87 protein; the encoded protein is MPSPEKTMPQHDEPQVSPTQRDEIAAAGSELIGGPLGRWARVGGSRLTPVRVVALVAIGMFALGMVQKIPCYDWAWFRGTSSQYTHACYSDIPHLFLGRGFADGLVPYFDRLDGDMEYLEYPVLTGLFMQVAAWLTPSGGSVQHREQIYWMVNAGMLMICAAIIAVCVARTQRRRPWDGLLVALAPAFALTATINWDLLAVALTAAAMLMWSRGRALAFGLLIGLATAAKLYPVLLLGPLLVLCWRAGRYREYGTAFLGAAGAWLVVNLPVMLLAPEGWKKFYTFSQERQVDFGSFWLVITQRTGESIEVDTVNTYATLLMLLACAGIAGLALTAPRRPRFAQLAFLVVAAFVLTNKVYSPQYVLWLIPLAVLARPRWRDFLIWQACEVMYFLGIWMYLAYTTSGDKHQGLPPEGYQLAIALHLLGTLYLCAVVVRDALMPERDVVRQDGSDDPSGGVLDRAPDVFVLGQAAHPPRHAAHAVEGPRVEWGTTGPATR
- a CDS encoding MFS transporter, whose translation is MPVVRDLRVLLRLTNFRRLLAVRLLSQSADGVFQVALATYVVFSPEKETSPGAIAAAMAVLLLPYSLVGPFAGVLLDRWPRRQVFLHGNLLRAVLACCTAMLMLAPVPEWLFYASALCVTAVNRFVLAGLSAALPRVVDEERLVMANSLSPTAGTLAATVGGGLAFAVRIAASDSDVVVVLLGATLYLCAAMASLRMGRELLGPDPELVQPRLFAALASTARGLVSGLRHLGERRTAAHALAAMTLLRFCYGALTVMVLILCRYTWSETESEGLKLLGLAVALSGAGFFAAAVITPWAVGRLGQYGWMAALSGAGALLEPALGLTFAPAPILTAAFALGTVTQGAKIATDTVVQTSVDDEYRGRIFSLYDMLFNVAFVGAAGVTALMLPPDGRSAPLVVLLAALYGLTAAMLLHWRRGGAGP
- a CDS encoding PadR family transcriptional regulator; its protein translation is MSRRSGILEFAVLGLLREAPMHGYELRKRLNTSLGIFRAFSYGTLYPCLKTLVANGWLIEEPGSAPEDALAASLAGRRAKIVYRLTAEGKEHFEELLSHTGPDTWEDEHFAARFAFFGQTERDVRMRVLEGRRSRLEERLEKMRASLARTRERLDDYTLELQRHGMESVEREVRWLNELIESERAGRDQRRSTASGEAARQDHTSGESGGLPRRGDEASPGGAASRHTTPPDPSEDTTN